A region of Ochrobactrum quorumnocens DNA encodes the following proteins:
- a CDS encoding cytochrome c-type biogenesis protein, whose product MRICKRLSLLLLGLSLVFSGSAALAVNPDEVLGDPQLEKRAREISAELRCMVCQNESIDDSNAELARDLRVLVRERLTSGDSDKQVMDFVVDRYGEFVLLKPRLNAQTALLWGFPVLILLIGGIALTIAFRRRNTTTEVQKPLSAREKAELSRLLDDK is encoded by the coding sequence ATGAGGATATGCAAACGTCTTTCCTTGCTTCTTCTGGGATTGTCGCTGGTATTTAGCGGATCAGCCGCTCTGGCAGTCAATCCAGATGAAGTGCTCGGCGACCCTCAGCTTGAAAAACGAGCGCGAGAGATATCGGCGGAACTTCGCTGCATGGTCTGTCAGAACGAATCGATTGACGATTCAAATGCCGAACTGGCGCGCGACCTGCGTGTTCTCGTGCGTGAACGCCTGACTTCTGGCGATTCTGATAAACAGGTGATGGACTTTGTCGTCGATCGTTATGGCGAATTCGTTCTGCTTAAACCTCGCTTAAATGCACAGACAGCGCTTCTGTGGGGCTTCCCGGTGCTGATTCTTTTGATTGGCGGGATTGCTTTGACCATTGCGTTCCGTCGGCGCAACACTACAACCGAAGTCCAAAAGCCGCTATCAGCGCGAGAAAAAGCCGAGCTTTCCAGGCTTCTCGACGATAAGTGA
- a CDS encoding sensor histidine kinase — MMGRFSALMRTTAARLSTLYLLLFAVGAVALVFYMTNLSASIINSQTQEALGEEVASIGKAYARGGIPQLVRTIDYRSRQPGAYLYLVADPSGRILSGNVEGVEPGVLDTDGIVERAFKYRRYGEQGTETEHRAIAVVIALPNGMRLLVGRDLGEPERFRDLVRSSLMLALGIMGVGALLIWFFVGRRALKRIDEVSRASQRIMDGDLTGRLPVNGSGDEFDRLSSNLNVMLGRILELNEGLKQVSDNIAHDLKTPLTRLRNRAEEALSGKKAGPEYREALEDIIGESDQLIRTFNAILMISRLEAGYSAENLENMSVASIVSDVAEMYEPVAEDAGATLTLSTLDDAPLHINRELVGQTVSNLVDNAIKYALSGENPAVVTLSMERDSQWVRIVVADNGPGIPEDKREQATERFVRLEESRTQPGSGLGLSLAKAVMKLHGGALRLEDNGPGLRAVLEFPLPKDAQS, encoded by the coding sequence ATGATGGGTCGTTTCTCTGCGCTTATGCGCACGACGGCAGCGCGCCTATCGACGCTTTATCTCCTTTTGTTTGCCGTAGGAGCGGTAGCACTGGTCTTTTATATGACCAATCTTTCTGCCTCCATTATCAACAGTCAGACTCAGGAAGCGCTGGGCGAAGAAGTCGCAAGCATCGGTAAGGCCTATGCGCGGGGTGGTATTCCGCAACTTGTGCGCACGATTGATTACCGTTCACGTCAACCCGGCGCCTACCTCTATCTGGTCGCAGACCCGTCTGGTCGTATTCTATCCGGCAATGTTGAAGGGGTTGAGCCGGGCGTGCTGGATACGGATGGCATTGTCGAGCGCGCCTTCAAATATCGCCGTTATGGTGAGCAGGGAACTGAGACTGAACACCGTGCGATTGCAGTTGTGATTGCATTGCCTAATGGCATGCGCTTGCTGGTAGGTCGCGATTTGGGTGAGCCGGAGCGTTTCCGCGATCTTGTACGCAGTTCGCTTATGTTGGCTCTCGGCATTATGGGTGTCGGTGCGCTTCTGATCTGGTTCTTCGTTGGGCGGCGTGCACTTAAGCGCATCGACGAAGTTTCGCGTGCTTCGCAGCGCATTATGGATGGCGACTTGACAGGGCGATTGCCGGTTAATGGTTCCGGGGATGAGTTTGACCGTCTCTCCAGCAATCTCAATGTCATGCTTGGGCGCATTCTTGAACTGAATGAAGGCTTGAAGCAAGTTTCCGATAATATTGCGCATGACCTCAAGACACCACTCACACGTCTGCGCAACCGCGCTGAAGAGGCGTTATCAGGGAAGAAGGCTGGTCCTGAGTATCGTGAGGCGCTGGAAGATATCATCGGTGAATCTGATCAGCTGATCCGCACGTTCAATGCGATTTTGATGATCTCACGTCTTGAAGCAGGCTATTCGGCTGAGAATTTGGAAAACATGTCGGTCGCATCTATCGTCAGTGATGTGGCTGAAATGTACGAGCCGGTTGCCGAAGATGCGGGTGCCACTTTGACACTTAGCACGCTTGATGATGCGCCGCTGCATATCAACCGTGAGCTTGTGGGCCAGACCGTCTCCAACCTCGTTGATAATGCGATCAAATATGCGCTCTCAGGCGAGAACCCTGCTGTGGTTACACTTTCCATGGAGCGTGATTCACAATGGGTGCGCATCGTGGTCGCTGATAACGGCCCAGGCATTCCAGAAGACAAACGCGAGCAAGCGACTGAACGGTTCGTACGGCTTGAGGAAAGCCGTACACAGCCGGGATCGGGGCTTGGTTTAAGCCTTGCCAAGGCGGTTATGAAATTGCACGGTGGTGCTCTGCGTCTGGAAGATAATGGACCCGGCCTGCGTGCAGTACTTGAGTTTCCCTTGCCGAAGGACGCACAATCTTAA
- a CDS encoding bifunctional [glutamine synthetase] adenylyltransferase/[glutamine synthetase]-adenylyl-L-tyrosine phosphorylase: MAAENSKELLFDRNLCGLAPLDSERAQSFLTDLEERAKEDELGRVTALLNNEKARSFLAAVLDLSPFIRESLIRKPRILDRIATAAPEEALADILSEITASGTEEGVTEASLMSSLRQRKREVHVLIALCDLAQIFNTETTTGWLTDLAEACTGAAIRFLLRDADSAGKIKLPDRENPDKECGWIVLGMGKFGARELNYSSDIDLIVFVDETRPAIGDPYECVDTFSRMTRRLVRILQDRTADGYVFRVDLRLRPDPGSTPLAIPVGAALHYYEGRGQNWERAAMIKARPIAGDRESGKQVLAELAPYVWRKYLDYAAIADVHSIKRQIHAHKGHGDIAIRGHNVKLGRGGIREIEFFVQTQQLIAGGRFPELRGNQTVPMLGKLAERGWISEKARDCLAKEYYFLRDVEHRIQMIADEQTHILPEDDEGFARVSHMMGYADTAEFSEVFLSALKVVEKHYAALFEQAPELGSSSGNLVFTGDVDDPGTLETLASMGYERPSDICRVIRTWHFGRYRATQSAEARERLTELTPALLQAFAATKRADESLLRFDGFLQGLPAGIQLFSLLQSNPRLLNLLVMIMSAAPRLAEIITRKPHVFDGLLDPAIFSEVPTRTYLEERLRAFLGAATDFEEVLDRLRIFAAEHRFLIGIRLLTSAIDGIRAGRAFSDLAELMIGKAFEVVEAELQRRHGKVKGAKVVLLSMGKLGSRELTAGSDVDLILLYEHDKDTEESDGEKPLAPSQYYIRLTQRLIAALSAPTAEGVLYEVDMRLRPSGNKGPVATHIESFGKYQRTEAWTWEHMALTRARPIHGDAAFIDFIKGEIEDVLSTKRDTAKIAKDVREMRDLIYQEKPPRDDWDFKLKPGGIVDLEFIAQFAVLVGKVAKTPRPLATEEVLAGLDPSFADPATIDALVEAHRFYTNLSQTIRLCLGSDATREEFIPGMIDILCRAAELPDIKRVEHHLTELASNVRTVFDKLIN; the protein is encoded by the coding sequence ATGGCGGCTGAAAATTCAAAGGAACTGCTTTTCGACCGTAACCTTTGTGGGCTGGCACCGCTTGATTCTGAACGAGCACAATCCTTTCTGACTGATCTTGAAGAACGGGCAAAGGAAGACGAGCTTGGTCGCGTCACCGCACTGCTGAACAATGAGAAAGCCAGGAGCTTTCTTGCAGCCGTTCTTGATCTGTCGCCGTTTATTCGTGAATCCTTGATCCGTAAGCCGCGCATTCTTGATAGAATTGCAACAGCCGCGCCCGAAGAGGCACTCGCCGATATTCTTTCCGAGATTACCGCATCCGGCACGGAAGAGGGCGTCACAGAAGCTTCTTTGATGAGCAGTCTGCGCCAGCGAAAACGTGAGGTGCATGTGCTGATCGCGCTTTGTGATCTGGCGCAAATCTTCAATACAGAAACGACAACGGGCTGGCTCACCGATCTGGCCGAAGCTTGCACGGGCGCCGCCATCCGCTTTCTGCTTCGAGACGCGGACAGTGCGGGCAAAATCAAACTGCCCGACCGTGAGAACCCTGATAAGGAATGCGGTTGGATTGTGCTTGGCATGGGCAAATTCGGCGCGCGTGAACTCAACTATTCCTCTGATATCGATCTTATCGTCTTTGTTGACGAAACGCGTCCTGCTATCGGTGATCCCTACGAATGCGTTGATACGTTTTCGCGGATGACACGGCGTCTGGTTCGCATTCTTCAGGATCGCACGGCAGACGGCTATGTTTTCCGCGTCGATCTGCGTTTGCGCCCTGATCCAGGTTCGACGCCTTTAGCGATCCCAGTTGGTGCAGCCCTTCATTATTATGAAGGGCGCGGGCAGAATTGGGAACGTGCGGCGATGATCAAAGCGCGCCCTATTGCCGGGGATCGTGAGTCCGGCAAACAGGTGTTGGCCGAGCTGGCCCCTTACGTTTGGCGCAAATATCTCGACTACGCGGCAATCGCCGACGTCCATTCCATCAAGCGGCAGATCCACGCCCATAAGGGGCACGGCGATATTGCCATTCGCGGCCATAATGTGAAGCTCGGTCGTGGTGGCATCCGCGAGATCGAATTCTTTGTGCAAACACAGCAGTTGATTGCAGGCGGACGGTTCCCTGAATTGCGTGGTAATCAAACTGTCCCGATGCTCGGAAAGCTCGCAGAGCGCGGCTGGATCAGCGAAAAAGCCCGCGATTGCCTCGCCAAAGAATATTACTTTCTCCGCGATGTAGAACATCGCATTCAGATGATTGCCGACGAACAGACCCATATTCTGCCGGAAGACGATGAAGGCTTTGCTCGCGTCTCTCATATGATGGGTTACGCTGATACCGCAGAGTTTTCCGAAGTGTTTCTGTCAGCTCTCAAGGTTGTCGAAAAGCACTATGCCGCGCTGTTCGAACAAGCGCCGGAGCTTGGTTCCTCCAGTGGCAATCTCGTTTTCACCGGCGATGTAGACGATCCGGGTACTTTGGAAACGCTGGCCTCGATGGGCTATGAACGTCCCAGCGATATCTGCCGCGTTATCCGCACATGGCACTTTGGTCGCTATCGCGCCACGCAATCAGCAGAAGCGCGCGAACGCCTCACTGAACTGACCCCAGCCTTATTACAAGCCTTTGCTGCTACCAAGCGCGCCGATGAATCGCTCTTGCGTTTCGATGGGTTTCTGCAAGGCTTGCCTGCGGGCATTCAGCTTTTCAGTCTGCTGCAATCCAATCCGCGTCTTCTCAATCTGCTCGTGATGATCATGAGTGCGGCGCCACGACTTGCCGAAATCATCACAAGGAAGCCGCATGTTTTCGACGGTTTGCTTGATCCGGCGATTTTTTCCGAAGTGCCAACCCGCACCTATCTTGAAGAGAGGCTCCGAGCATTTCTGGGCGCTGCAACCGATTTTGAAGAAGTTTTGGATCGCCTGCGTATTTTTGCGGCTGAACATCGCTTTCTGATCGGTATCCGTCTGCTGACAAGTGCAATTGATGGCATCCGTGCTGGGCGCGCCTTTTCCGATCTGGCTGAGCTGATGATCGGTAAGGCCTTCGAGGTTGTTGAAGCCGAACTGCAACGGCGTCATGGTAAGGTTAAGGGTGCTAAGGTAGTGCTTCTTTCGATGGGCAAGCTCGGTAGCCGCGAACTGACCGCAGGCTCTGATGTCGATCTGATCCTGCTCTATGAACATGACAAGGATACTGAAGAATCCGATGGTGAGAAGCCGCTGGCTCCGTCACAATATTATATCCGGCTCACACAGCGCCTCATCGCTGCACTCTCCGCTCCGACTGCCGAAGGTGTGCTTTACGAAGTCGATATGCGATTGCGCCCATCGGGCAACAAAGGCCCTGTCGCAACCCATATTGAGTCATTCGGAAAATATCAGCGCACAGAGGCTTGGACATGGGAACACATGGCTCTGACGCGCGCACGCCCAATTCATGGCGACGCTGCATTCATAGATTTCATCAAGGGTGAAATAGAGGATGTGCTATCCACCAAGCGCGATACGGCTAAAATAGCCAAGGACGTGCGTGAAATGCGCGACCTCATTTATCAGGAAAAGCCACCGCGTGACGATTGGGATTTCAAGCTGAAACCCGGCGGTATTGTCGATCTTGAATTCATAGCGCAGTTCGCGGTTCTCGTTGGAAAGGTCGCAAAGACCCCGCGTCCTCTTGCAACTGAGGAAGTGCTTGCTGGCCTTGATCCCTCATTCGCCGATCCAGCAACAATTGATGCTCTGGTTGAAGCGCATCGCTTCTATACCAATCTCAGCCAAACAATACGTCTCTGCCTTGGCAGTGACGCCACGCGTGAAGAGTTCATTCCTGGAATGATTGATATTCTCTGTCGCGCTGCCGAGCTGCCGGACATTAAACGCGTGGAGCATCACCTGACGGAACTGGCCTCGAATGTTCGAACCGTTTTTGACAAGCTGATAAACTGA
- a CDS encoding response regulator transcription factor, protein MKILVIEDDREAARYLEKAFTEAGHSADIAGDGEIGYALAENGNYDVLVVDRMLPKRDGLSVVAGLRAKGMETPVLILSALGEVDDRVTGLRAGGDDYLTKPYAFSELLARVEVLQRRSSPREADTIYRVGDLELDRLAHTARRQDVDITLQPREFRLLEYLMRHAGQVVTRTMLLENVWDYHFDPQTNVIDVHISRLRSKIEKGFDGPLLHTVRGAGYMLKAGRTKASTASAKVE, encoded by the coding sequence ATGAAGATTCTCGTTATTGAAGACGACCGCGAAGCGGCCCGCTATCTTGAGAAGGCCTTTACTGAGGCCGGACATTCTGCCGACATCGCCGGCGATGGCGAAATCGGTTATGCGCTGGCTGAAAACGGCAATTATGATGTGCTGGTCGTTGATCGCATGTTGCCCAAGCGTGACGGTCTTTCTGTAGTCGCCGGATTACGTGCCAAAGGCATGGAAACGCCGGTACTCATTCTTTCCGCCCTCGGCGAAGTGGATGACCGCGTAACTGGTTTGCGCGCAGGCGGTGATGACTACCTGACCAAGCCCTATGCATTTTCTGAACTGCTTGCACGTGTTGAAGTTCTGCAACGCCGCTCAAGCCCACGCGAAGCAGATACAATCTACCGCGTTGGCGATCTGGAACTCGATAGGCTTGCCCACACAGCGCGCAGGCAGGACGTGGATATTACCCTCCAGCCACGAGAATTTCGTTTGCTTGAATATCTGATGCGCCATGCAGGACAGGTGGTAACGCGCACGATGCTGCTTGAAAATGTCTGGGATTATCATTTCGATCCTCAGACCAATGTGATTGATGTGCACATCTCACGACTTCGCAGCAAAATCGAAAAAGGCTTTGATGGTCCATTGCTGCATACCGTTCGTGGTGCGGGCTATATGCTCAAAGCCGGGCGCACTAAAGCCTCTACTGCGAGTGCCAAGGTGGAATGA
- the ccmE gene encoding cytochrome c maturation protein CcmE, with the protein MSATAESSGRNTKPKGSLTRTVGQRKRKRLILIGGALAVLAVAVGLMLMAFNQDIRFFRTPADLTEQEITSGARFRLGGLVEEGSVMREGSELRFTVTDTIKTVKVVFEGIAPDLFREGQGVVAEGRFGSDGVFRADNVLAKHDENYVPKDLADSLKKKGVWEGQ; encoded by the coding sequence ATGAGTGCGACCGCAGAAAGCAGTGGACGTAACACAAAGCCAAAGGGTAGTTTAACCCGTACAGTGGGCCAGAGAAAGCGCAAGCGCCTGATATTGATCGGTGGTGCTTTGGCTGTTCTCGCTGTCGCGGTTGGCCTGATGCTTATGGCTTTTAATCAGGACATTCGATTTTTCCGAACACCTGCCGATTTGACTGAACAGGAAATCACTTCGGGTGCCCGGTTCCGTTTGGGAGGCCTTGTTGAAGAAGGCTCCGTGATGCGAGAAGGCAGCGAATTGCGCTTTACCGTCACAGACACAATCAAGACCGTTAAAGTCGTCTTCGAAGGAATTGCTCCTGATCTTTTCCGTGAGGGACAGGGCGTCGTCGCGGAAGGCCGCTTCGGTTCTGACGGTGTATTTCGAGCTGATAATGTGCTCGCCAAACACGATGAAAATTATGTCCCGAAGGACCTCGCCGACAGCCTGAAGAAAAAGGGCGTTTGGGAAGGTCAATAA
- a CDS encoding Do family serine endopeptidase: MSKIITSKYRKGVAAVALSAALAGAFVATGPMGVMNNARAEAVSVTPPQQAGFADLVEKVRPAVVSVRVKKDVQEADSRGQQFGTPPGFDQLPDGHPLKRFFRDFGVEPRGDARPDNRRPGNRGKPRPGHERPVAQGSGFFISEDGYLITNNHVVSDGDAYSVVLDDGTELDAKLIGTDARTDLAVLKIDDAKRKFTYVKLGDDSKIRVGDWVVAVGNPFGLGGTVTSGIVSARGRDIGAGPYDDFIQIDAAVNKGNSGGPAFDLSGEVIGINTAIFSPSGGSVGIAFAIPASTAKQVVDQLIKKGSVERGWIGVQIQPVNKDIAASLGLAEEKGALVASPQADGPAAKAGIKSGDVITAVNGEPVQDPRDLARKVANIVPGEKAALTVWRKNKAEEIDITIAAMPQDLGKADSQSGGSDTEQGETLDSYGLTVTPSEDGDGVVVTNVDPDSDASDRGIRSGDIIVSVNNQIVKSAKDIDNAIAEASKAGRKAVLLQLQSNDQSRFVALPIDQG, encoded by the coding sequence ATGTCGAAGATTATAACTTCAAAGTATCGCAAGGGTGTTGCAGCGGTAGCGCTGTCAGCCGCGCTTGCCGGTGCGTTCGTCGCAACTGGCCCAATGGGCGTGATGAACAACGCCCGCGCCGAAGCAGTCAGTGTCACTCCGCCTCAGCAGGCAGGCTTTGCCGATCTGGTTGAAAAAGTGCGCCCGGCAGTCGTTAGCGTTCGCGTCAAGAAGGATGTGCAGGAAGCGGATAGCCGTGGCCAGCAGTTCGGGACACCTCCCGGTTTCGATCAGTTGCCAGATGGCCATCCGCTGAAGCGCTTCTTCCGTGATTTTGGAGTGGAGCCGCGCGGTGACGCACGTCCAGATAACCGCCGTCCGGGCAATCGTGGCAAGCCGCGTCCGGGTCACGAACGTCCTGTGGCACAGGGTTCCGGCTTCTTCATCTCCGAAGACGGTTACCTCATTACCAACAACCACGTTGTTTCTGACGGTGATGCCTACAGCGTCGTTCTTGATGATGGCACCGAACTCGATGCGAAGCTGATCGGCACTGATGCGCGTACCGATCTTGCTGTGCTGAAGATCGATGATGCCAAGCGCAAGTTCACATATGTAAAGCTCGGCGATGACAGCAAGATCCGAGTCGGTGATTGGGTCGTTGCTGTTGGCAATCCGTTTGGTCTTGGTGGTACGGTCACATCCGGTATCGTTTCGGCCCGCGGTCGTGACATCGGTGCAGGTCCTTACGATGATTTCATCCAGATTGATGCTGCTGTTAACAAGGGCAACTCCGGTGGCCCAGCTTTCGATCTTTCAGGTGAAGTCATTGGCATCAACACTGCAATCTTCTCGCCTTCAGGCGGCAGCGTAGGTATCGCCTTCGCAATTCCTGCATCGACTGCCAAGCAGGTCGTCGACCAACTGATCAAGAAGGGCTCTGTTGAGCGTGGTTGGATTGGCGTGCAGATCCAGCCAGTCAACAAGGATATTGCTGCTTCACTTGGTCTTGCAGAAGAAAAGGGTGCGTTGGTAGCCTCTCCTCAGGCGGATGGTCCTGCGGCAAAGGCAGGCATTAAGTCTGGCGATGTAATCACGGCGGTTAATGGTGAACCGGTTCAGGATCCACGTGATCTGGCCCGTAAGGTTGCCAATATCGTTCCGGGTGAAAAGGCTGCTTTGACGGTCTGGCGCAAGAACAAGGCTGAAGAAATCGACATTACGATTGCCGCTATGCCACAGGATCTCGGCAAGGCGGACAGCCAGTCTGGCGGGAGTGATACGGAGCAAGGCGAAACGCTCGACTCGTATGGTTTGACGGTCACGCCGTCGGAAGACGGTGACGGCGTTGTTGTCACAAATGTCGATCCCGATAGCGATGCGTCTGACCGTGGCATTCGTTCCGGTGACATCATTGTTTCGGTTAACAATCAGATTGTTAAGAGCGCCAAGGATATAGACAACGCAATTGCTGAAGCCTCAAAGGCTGGTCGTAAGGCTGTGCTGTTGCAGCTTCAGAGCAACGACCAGAGTCGTTTCGTAGCCCTTCCGATCGATCAGGGATAA
- a CDS encoding heme lyase CcmF/NrfE family subunit: MNVEIGHFALVLALALSVVQSIAPVVGAQRRDMQLMGVAVPTALAVFALIAFSFMVLTFAYVVSDFSVLNVVENSHSQKPMLYKITGVWGNHEGSMLLWVLILSFFSALVAAFSGNLPETLRANVLGVQGWIGTAFLAFIIFTSNPFTRIIPAPIEGGDLNPILQDIGLAIHPPLLYLGYVGFSVCFSFAVAALIEGRIDAAWARWVRPWALVAWMFLTGGIAMGSYWAYYELGWGGWWFWDPVENASFMPWLVGTALLHSAIVMEKRSALKIWTVLLAILTFSLSLLGTFLVRSGVLTSVHSFATDPGRGLFILAILAIFIGGSLSLFALRVQSLSSGGLFQPISREGALVFNNLFLTTAAATVLIGTLYPLLLEVLTGDKISVGAPFFNMTFGPLMIPLLFAVPFGPLLAWKRGDLYGVAQRLMTAFALSLITVGIVIWRSEAHSVLAALGIGLAVWLILGSLTDLWLKAGIGKVSASKALLRFKGLPRSVFGTALAHIGLGVTLLGIISVTTYGTESVLLMRPGDTTKVADYSLRFEGLRPLTGSNFTENRGTFTLLDSSNRDLGLIEPSKRFFPARQMPTTESGIRTLWFSQVYVALGDEPGNGSIVVRVWWKPDVTLIWYGALIMMVGAMFSLADRRLRVGAPSKARKSASKEAEATA; this comes from the coding sequence ATGAATGTCGAGATTGGCCATTTCGCGCTTGTTCTGGCACTGGCTTTGTCAGTGGTTCAGTCTATCGCGCCGGTCGTAGGTGCGCAGCGTAGAGACATGCAGTTGATGGGGGTTGCAGTACCAACTGCACTGGCCGTCTTTGCGTTGATTGCGTTCTCTTTCATGGTTCTGACATTCGCCTATGTCGTCTCTGACTTTTCGGTCCTTAACGTGGTCGAAAACTCCCATTCGCAAAAACCGATGCTTTATAAAATTACCGGCGTTTGGGGCAATCATGAAGGCTCTATGTTGCTGTGGGTGCTGATTCTTAGTTTCTTCAGTGCGCTGGTTGCAGCCTTTTCCGGCAATTTGCCAGAAACCCTGCGTGCGAACGTTCTTGGCGTTCAGGGCTGGATTGGAACTGCCTTTCTGGCCTTCATCATTTTCACTTCCAATCCATTTACGCGCATTATTCCAGCACCGATTGAAGGTGGCGATTTGAACCCGATCCTTCAGGATATAGGTCTCGCGATCCATCCTCCGTTGCTCTATCTCGGCTATGTTGGCTTTTCTGTATGCTTTTCCTTTGCTGTCGCTGCCCTCATCGAAGGTCGTATTGATGCGGCATGGGCGCGTTGGGTTCGCCCTTGGGCGCTGGTCGCGTGGATGTTCCTGACGGGCGGCATTGCAATGGGCTCTTACTGGGCCTATTACGAGCTCGGCTGGGGCGGCTGGTGGTTCTGGGATCCGGTCGAAAATGCGTCCTTCATGCCATGGCTGGTTGGAACGGCACTGCTGCATTCAGCGATTGTCATGGAAAAACGCTCGGCCCTCAAAATCTGGACAGTGCTGCTCGCGATCCTGACTTTCTCACTGTCGCTTTTGGGAACCTTCCTTGTGCGTTCCGGCGTATTGACGTCAGTGCATAGTTTTGCGACCGATCCGGGACGAGGCCTGTTCATTCTCGCTATTCTTGCCATCTTCATCGGTGGTTCTCTGTCGCTTTTCGCTCTTCGCGTTCAGAGCCTGTCTTCGGGCGGATTGTTCCAACCGATCTCGCGCGAAGGCGCCTTGGTCTTCAATAATCTCTTTCTCACAACCGCTGCCGCAACCGTTCTTATCGGTACGCTCTATCCACTCTTGCTGGAAGTGTTGACTGGTGACAAGATTTCGGTCGGCGCTCCCTTCTTCAACATGACCTTCGGACCATTGATGATCCCACTGCTGTTCGCTGTGCCTTTTGGTCCGCTGCTTGCCTGGAAGCGAGGAGACCTATACGGCGTTGCGCAACGGCTGATGACTGCATTCGCATTGTCACTCATTACGGTCGGTATTGTGATTTGGCGCAGCGAGGCTCATTCCGTGCTCGCAGCGCTCGGCATCGGTCTTGCTGTATGGCTGATCCTTGGTAGCTTGACTGATCTCTGGTTGAAGGCCGGTATCGGCAAGGTTTCCGCGAGCAAAGCGCTGTTGCGCTTTAAAGGACTGCCACGTTCGGTATTCGGGACAGCTCTTGCGCATATTGGCCTTGGCGTGACTTTGCTCGGTATTATAAGCGTCACGACGTATGGTACCGAAAGTGTACTGTTGATGCGCCCGGGGGATACGACAAAGGTTGCGGATTATTCGCTACGCTTTGAAGGTCTACGTCCTTTGACCGGTTCAAACTTCACAGAAAACCGCGGCACGTTTACACTGCTGGATTCATCAAATCGTGACCTGGGTCTGATCGAACCGTCTAAGAGGTTTTTCCCGGCCCGTCAGATGCCAACCACTGAATCAGGCATCCGTACTTTATGGTTCAGTCAGGTTTACGTGGCTTTAGGCGATGAACCTGGCAATGGCTCCATCGTGGTGCGCGTTTGGTGGAAGCCGGATGTAACGCTGATCTGGTACGGTGCGCTCATCATGATGGTGGGGGCGATGTTCTCGCTCGCTGACCGTCGCCTGCGTGTCGGCGCTCCATCAAAGGCGCGCAAGTCCGCATCAAAGGAAGCAGAGGCGACAGCATGA